The segment TGGACACTCCGAAAAGCAAAGACAACATGAATGCAAGAAAAGATATAGAAATGTATTACAATTGAGTGCAATGGCATACATGGAAGAAGGGAAATAAGGATATGAAAAATAGAGCATCGTTTGCTTTGAGCAAAGAACAAGTAGCTAAAATATGCCAATGGTTGATTAAACTTAAATTCCCGGACGGATACGCCTCAAACTTGGGGGGTGCGTTAATGTAGATGATAATAGCTTTTACAAATTCAAGAGTCACGAGTGCCATGTATTTCTTCAAAGATTTTTGCCTACTTCTCTAAGAGGTATGGTGCCAAACTCAACATGGGATGCAATTACAGAGTTGTGTACATTCTTTCGTGTAATATGTTCAAGGGTGTTACGCGTATATGACTTACAACGCTTGCAAACTACTATTGTTGAAACCATTTGCAAGTTGGAAAAAATATTTCCACCTGGATTCTATGATTCAATGGAACATCTTGTTATCCACTTAGCTTGAGAAGCTATGCTTGGTGGTCCGGTTCAATATAGGTGGATGTATCTTTATGAAAGGTATATTTTTTACCATACAAAATATTCTACCATAAAACCTATGGAATTTCTAATAAGTCTTTTCCAACATCTTTTTAGGAAATTGGGATCAATGAAAAGAAAGATAAAAAACCATGCGAAGGTTGAGGGGTCCATTGTTGAGGCTTACATGATTGGAGAAATATCGACTTTTTGCTCACAATACTTTTTGCCTACAATTGAAACCCGGTTGAATCGTGAGTCGCGTAATTTGGCCCCAGACATTCCTAGTTATACCATGGTCGACTCTCGATTAAGCATTTTCAAAGTTCCATCTCGAAGATTATTCGAAAAAAGTGGTCAACGGAGGTCTTTGACAGATGATGAGATGCGTATTGCTCATAATTACATCTTGATCAATTGTGTTGAGGTTCTACCTTTTTTAAGGTATGTCAAGTTATCTATTTTTCCTTGATTTCGTGAAACTCTaaaatttttgttattttctaaGGTTGTTTGAAAATTATGTGATCCAAAGCCAACCTGATATAGATGATGGAGCATTTGAAAGGTTTAGGGATCAACATTTTGCTAAGTGGTTTAAAGATCATGTGAGTATGATACGAGAAAATTTTGTATTACCAAAGTGTCTTCCCCTTGTGAATTAGTTAACAAATGAATTTATCAATGTAGGTTTTTCAACAATCAAATGATATCAATCAACATCTGAAATGCCTTGCACGAGGACCATTACGACATGTTGGGTCCTATAAAGGATACTTTGTCAATGGTTATAAGTTTCATACTGAAAAATATGGTGATGGACGGGTCACACACAATAGTGGTGTATGTGTAAGAGGTACTTGTTACAATGAGACTGAGTGTGACTATTATGGGTTGTTGGATGAGGTCTTGGAAGT is part of the Lactuca sativa cultivar Salinas chromosome 7, Lsat_Salinas_v11, whole genome shotgun sequence genome and harbors:
- the LOC111900516 gene encoding uncharacterized protein LOC111900516 isoform X1 yields the protein MLGGPVQYRWMYLYERKLGSMKRKIKNHAKVEGSIVEAYMIGEISTFCSQYFLPTIETRLNRESRNLAPDIPSYTMVDSRLSIFKVPSRRLFEKSGQRRSLTDDEMRIAHNYILINCVEVLPFLRLFENYVIQSQPDIDDGAFERFRDQHFAKWFKDHVFQQSNDINQHLKCLARGPLRHVGSYKGYFVNGYKFHTEKYGDGRVTHNSGVCVRGTCYNETECDYYGLLDEVLEVEYQGIGRYVVVLFKCTWFNPTEGVRVDRKHNLVDIKYKSRLRNEDPFILASQVEQVYYAPYPAMKDLKDWWVVVKTKPRGVYDPRQYVTEEDDDEDEEDQFFQESEATLPSTSSGANEVA